A window of the Pseudomonas fluorescens genome harbors these coding sequences:
- a CDS encoding fatty acid cis/trans isomerase yields the protein MSYRVVSMVLLFLSFGAAAQSPAVSPAISYTRDIQPIFTEKCVACHACYDSACQLNLGSGEGAARGASKMPVYDGERTQAAPTTRLFYDAFGKRAWQQKDFYSVLDAQGSQAALMARMLELGHKTPLTPNAKLPEDIVLGLNRENLCAMPAEFDGYAGVHPKEGMPLAVTGLTDQQYQTLQRWLASGAPIDEQGLAPSTKEALQIVQWENLLNQPGARESLVGRWLFEHWFLAHIYFKDGEPGHYFQWVRSRTPTGKPIDLIATRRPNDDPGTQVYYRLWPVQGVIVHKTHITYPLSAAKMARVKSLFYNGHWQVNALPGYGPQSRANPFATFEAIPAQARYQFMLDNAEYFVRTFIRGPVCRGQIATDVIRDNFWALFQAPEHDLYITDPNYRGQATPLLAMPGQNDDVGSVLSLWHNYRNKRNKYEALRRDSYADLPAPSWSTLWAGNDNALLSIFRHFDSASVTKGLIGEVPQTMWLFDYPLLERTYYQLAVNFDVFGNVSHQAQTRLYFDLIRNGAEQNFLRLMPADSREGYLDDWYQSSGQFKMWLDYEAIDDDKPTALKLDEKDPKRDFAMQLLARYGDLNARPDPINRCEDAYCSRPNIDPALQNAEQALSRLTSRPAAGLKVIDQLPEATMLRVETRSGKREVYSLLRNRAHSNVAFLLGESLRYQPGLDTLTIYPGVLSSYPNFMFNIPADQVPAFVDAMESAKDVAQFEKIVERWGIRRSHPQFWFYFHDLSQYIHETDPVEEGVLDMNRYENL from the coding sequence ATGTCGTACCGCGTCGTCAGCATGGTGTTGCTGTTTTTGAGCTTTGGCGCGGCGGCGCAAAGTCCTGCGGTTTCTCCCGCTATTTCTTACACCCGCGATATCCAGCCGATCTTTACCGAGAAATGCGTGGCCTGCCATGCGTGCTACGACTCTGCCTGTCAGTTGAATCTGGGCAGCGGCGAAGGCGCCGCCCGTGGCGCGAGCAAGATGCCGGTCTACGATGGCGAACGCACCCAGGCGGCACCGACCACGCGGCTGTTCTACGACGCCTTCGGCAAACGTGCCTGGCAGCAGAAAGACTTCTATTCGGTGCTCGACGCCCAGGGCAGTCAGGCCGCGCTGATGGCGCGCATGCTGGAACTGGGGCACAAAACGCCGCTGACACCCAACGCCAAGCTGCCGGAAGACATCGTGCTGGGCCTCAACCGCGAGAACCTGTGCGCGATGCCGGCCGAATTCGACGGCTACGCCGGTGTCCATCCGAAAGAGGGCATGCCACTGGCGGTGACCGGCCTGACCGATCAGCAATACCAGACGCTGCAACGTTGGTTGGCGTCCGGCGCGCCCATCGACGAGCAAGGCCTGGCGCCGAGCACCAAGGAAGCGCTGCAGATCGTGCAGTGGGAAAACCTGCTCAACCAGCCCGGCGCGCGGGAAAGCCTGGTCGGGCGCTGGCTGTTTGAACACTGGTTCCTGGCGCACATCTACTTCAAGGACGGCGAGCCGGGGCATTACTTCCAGTGGGTGCGTTCGCGCACGCCGACGGGGAAGCCGATCGATCTGATCGCCACGCGTCGCCCGAATGACGATCCGGGCACCCAGGTTTACTACCGCCTGTGGCCAGTTCAGGGCGTGATCGTGCACAAGACTCACATCACCTATCCGCTGAGCGCGGCGAAGATGGCGCGGGTCAAAAGCCTGTTCTACAACGGCCACTGGCAGGTCAATGCCTTGCCGGGTTACGGGCCGCAGAGCCGGGCCAACCCGTTCGCGACCTTCGAGGCGATTCCGGCGCAGGCGCGCTATCAGTTCATGCTCGATAACGCCGAGTACTTCGTGCGCACCTTCATTCGCGGCCCGGTATGCCGCGGGCAGATCGCGACCGACGTGATCCGCGACAACTTCTGGGCGCTGTTCCAGGCCCCGGAACACGATCTGTACATCACCGACCCGAACTATCGCGGCCAGGCCACGCCGTTGTTGGCGATGCCGGGGCAGAACGACGACGTCGGCAGCGTCCTGAGCCTGTGGCATAACTACCGCAACAAGCGAAACAAATACGAAGCCCTGCGCCGTGACAGCTACGCCGACCTGCCGGCGCCGAGCTGGTCGACCCTGTGGGCCGGCAACGACAACGCCTTGCTGAGCATCTTCCGTCACTTCGACAGCGCTTCGGTGACCAAAGGCCTGATCGGCGAAGTGCCGCAGACGATGTGGTTGTTCGACTATCCGCTGCTGGAACGCACCTATTACCAGTTGGCGGTGAATTTCGATGTGTTCGGCAACGTCTCCCATCAGGCGCAAACACGCTTGTATTTCGACCTGATCCGCAACGGCGCCGAGCAGAACTTCCTGCGCCTGATGCCCGCCGACTCCCGCGAGGGCTACCTCGACGATTGGTACCAGAGCAGCGGCCAATTCAAGATGTGGCTCGATTACGAAGCCATCGACGACGATAAGCCGACCGCGCTGAAACTCGACGAGAAAGACCCGAAACGCGATTTCGCCATGCAATTGCTGGCGCGCTACGGCGATCTCAATGCGCGTCCGGATCCGATCAACCGCTGCGAAGACGCCTATTGCTCGCGCCCGAACATCGACCCGGCGCTGCAAAACGCCGAACAGGCGCTGAGTCGCCTGACTTCGCGCCCGGCAGCCGGCCTGAAAGTGATCGATCAATTGCCGGAAGCGACGATGCTGCGGGTCGAAACCCGCAGCGGCAAGCGCGAGGTCTACAGCCTGCTGCGCAACCGCGCGCACAGCAACGTGGCGTTCCTGCTCGGTGAATCGCTGCGTTATCAACCGGGGCTGGACACGCTGACGATCTATCCGGGCGTGCTCAGCAGCTACCCGAATTTCATGTTCAACATCCCGGCCGATCAGGTGCCAGCGTTTGTCGACGCCATGGAAAGTGCCAAGGACGTGGCGCAGTTCGAGAAAATCGTCGAACGTTGGGGCATCCGCCGCAGCCATCCGCAGTTCTGGTTCTATTTCCATGATTTGAGCCAGTACATCCACGAAACCGATCCGGTGGAAGAGGGCGTGCTGGATATGAACCGGTACGAGAATCTTTGA
- a CDS encoding DUF2970 domain-containing protein, which translates to MDDPFDNKPPTFWQMLHSVMAAAFGVQSGKNRARDFTHGKPSHFIFLGIAFTAVFALTLFGIVQLVVHLAGV; encoded by the coding sequence ATGGACGATCCATTCGACAACAAGCCACCAACCTTCTGGCAGATGCTGCACAGCGTCATGGCAGCCGCGTTCGGGGTGCAAAGTGGCAAGAACCGGGCAAGGGATTTCACCCATGGAAAGCCCAGCCACTTCATCTTCCTGGGCATTGCGTTCACGGCGGTGTTCGCCCTGACGCTGTTCGGCATTGTGCAACTGGTGGTGCATCTGGCGGGCGTCTGA
- a CDS encoding ABC transporter substrate-binding protein, with the protein MFKFLHISLLVLGLAFGGGARAESVLFLNPGATDEAFWVSYSQFMQAAARDLGVDLRILYSQRQPEMTLAQARIALQGPDRPDYLMFANEQYIAPQILRMANQSGVKLFIVNAALTPNQQALVGDRADRIGSLVPNDEEGGYLLMKELIRLHPPVAPGASIELLAFSGLKITPSSQLREQGMQRALAEHPEVRLRQLVYGGWTQQRAYEQARQLLVRYPKVSLVWAANDEMAFGAMRAVSESGKVPGKDVLFSAVNTSPAALQAMIDGRLSALLGGHFTLGGWALVEVHDHAQGVDLNRYGGRDRQIPLLQLIDKDHARRMLAMGTSPDYGVHFHRMSAKGRPVSYRYPFNLQTLMH; encoded by the coding sequence ATGTTCAAGTTTCTCCACATCAGTCTGCTTGTGCTGGGCCTGGCCTTTGGAGGCGGCGCGCGGGCAGAGTCTGTGCTGTTTCTGAATCCGGGTGCCACCGACGAAGCGTTCTGGGTCAGCTACTCGCAATTCATGCAGGCTGCGGCCCGGGATCTGGGCGTCGATCTGCGCATTCTCTATTCCCAGCGCCAGCCCGAAATGACCCTGGCCCAGGCCCGGATAGCCTTGCAGGGCCCTGATCGCCCCGACTACCTGATGTTCGCCAACGAGCAATACATCGCGCCGCAGATCCTGCGCATGGCCAATCAGAGTGGGGTGAAGCTGTTTATCGTCAATGCCGCGCTGACCCCCAATCAGCAAGCGCTGGTCGGGGACCGCGCTGACCGGATCGGCAGCCTCGTGCCCAATGACGAGGAGGGCGGTTACCTGTTGATGAAGGAGTTGATCCGCCTGCATCCACCGGTGGCCCCCGGCGCCAGCATCGAATTGCTGGCGTTCTCCGGCCTGAAGATCACGCCGTCGTCGCAATTGCGCGAGCAGGGCATGCAGCGGGCACTGGCCGAACATCCCGAGGTCCGTTTGCGGCAACTGGTCTACGGTGGCTGGACACAGCAGCGTGCCTATGAGCAGGCCCGGCAGCTGCTGGTTCGTTACCCGAAGGTGTCATTGGTGTGGGCGGCCAACGACGAAATGGCCTTCGGCGCGATGCGAGCGGTTTCGGAAAGCGGGAAAGTCCCAGGCAAAGACGTGCTGTTCAGTGCGGTCAATACCTCGCCTGCGGCATTGCAGGCCATGATCGACGGGCGCTTGAGCGCTTTGCTCGGCGGTCACTTCACCCTTGGGGGGTGGGCGCTGGTGGAAGTGCACGATCATGCACAGGGCGTCGACCTGAACCGTTACGGTGGCCGTGACCGGCAGATTCCCTTGCTGCAACTGATCGACAAGGATCATGCCCGCCGCATGCTGGCCATGGGCACATCGCCAGACTACGGCGTGCACTTTCACAGGATGTCGGCGAAGGGCCGTCCGGTTTCGTATCGCTATCCGTTCAACCTGCAGACCCTGATGCACTGA
- a CDS encoding DUF934 domain-containing protein: MQRIIKNNEVVDETWHLLPKDFNIDEISNCDDLIVPLQLWREHARMLKARDGGLGVWLDADEEAEEIGDDVNEFQVIALNFPAFTDGRNYSNARLLRDRYGFKGELRAIGDVLRDQLFYMRRCGFDAFALRADKDPYDALESLKDFSVTYQAATDEPLPLFRRR, encoded by the coding sequence ATGCAGCGAATCATTAAGAACAACGAGGTCGTCGACGAAACCTGGCACCTGCTGCCGAAGGATTTCAATATCGACGAAATCAGCAACTGCGACGACCTGATCGTCCCGCTGCAGCTGTGGCGTGAACACGCCCGTATGCTCAAGGCCCGCGATGGCGGTCTGGGTGTGTGGCTGGATGCCGACGAAGAAGCCGAGGAAATCGGTGACGACGTGAACGAGTTCCAGGTGATTGCCCTGAACTTCCCGGCGTTCACCGACGGTCGCAACTACTCCAACGCCCGCCTGCTGCGTGACCGTTACGGTTTCAAAGGCGAGCTGCGGGCCATCGGCGACGTGCTGCGCGATCAGCTGTTCTATATGCGCCGTTGCGGTTTCGATGCCTTCGCCCTGCGCGCGGACAAAGACCCGTACGACGCCCTTGAAAGCCTCAAGGATTTCTCGGTGACCTATCAGGCCGCCACTGACGAACCGCTGCCGCTGTTCCGTCGTCGCTGA
- the metH gene encoding methionine synthase, with protein MSDRSVRLQALKQALKERILILDGGMGTMIQSYKLEEQDYRGKRFADWPSDVKGNNDLLVLTRPDVIGGIEKAYLDAGADILETNTFNATQISMADYGMEELVYELNVEGARLARKVADAKTLETPGKPRFVAGVLGPTSRTCSLSPDVNNPGYRNVTFDELVENYTEATKGLIEGGADLILIETIFDTLNAKAAIFAVQGVFEELGFELPIMISGTITDASGRTLSGQTTEAFWNSVAHAKPISVGLNCALGARELRPYLEELSDKASTHVSAHPNAGLPNEFGEYDELPVDTAKVIEEFAQSGFLNIVGGCCGTTPGHIEAIAKAVAGYAPRQIPDIPKACRLSGLEPFTIDRNSLFVNVGERTNITGSAKFARLIREDNYTEALEVALQQVEAGAQVIDINMDEGMLDSKKAMVTFLNLIAGEPDISRVPIMIDSSKWDVIEAGLKCIQGKGIVNSISMKEGVEQFIHHAKLCKRYGAAVVVMAFDEAGQADTEARKKEICKRSYDILVNEVGFPPEDIIFDPNIFAVATGIEEHNNYAVDFINACAYIRDELPYALSSGGVSNVSFSFRGNNPVREAIHSVFLLYAIRAGLTMGIVNAGQLEIYDQIPQELRDAVEDVILNRTPEGTDALLAIADKYKGDGSVKEAETEEWRGWDVNKRLEHALVKGITTHIVEDTEESRQSFARPIEVIEGPLMSGMNIVGDLFGAGKMFLPQVVKSARVMKQAVAHLIPFIELEKGDKPEAKGKILMATVKGDVHDIGKNIVGVVLGCNGYDIVDLGVMVPAEKILQVAKEQKCDIIGLSGLITPSLDEMVHVAREMQRQDFHLPLMIGGATTSKAHTAVKIEPKYSNDAVVYVTDASRAVGVATQLLSKELKAGFVEKTREEYIDVRERTANRSARTERLSYAAAIAKKPQFDWATYTPVKPTFTGTRVLDNIDLNVLAEYIDWTPFFISWDLAGKFPRILEDEVVGEAATSLYKDAREMLTKLIDEKLISARAVFGFWPANQVHDDDIELYGDDGKPMARLHHLRQQIIKTDGKPNFSLADFVAPKDSEVTDYVGGFITTAGIGAEEVAKAYQEAGDDYNSIMVKALADRLAEACAEWLHQQVRKEHWGYAKDEALDNEALIKEQYSGIRPAPGYPACPDHTEKATLFALLDPEAQEMRAGRSGVFLTEHYAMFPAAAVSGWYFAHPQAQYFAVGKVDKDQVQSYTSRKGQELSLTERWLAPNLGYDN; from the coding sequence ATGTCCGATCGCAGCGTCCGCCTTCAAGCTCTCAAGCAAGCTCTCAAAGAGCGCATCCTGATACTCGATGGCGGTATGGGCACGATGATCCAGAGCTACAAGCTCGAAGAGCAGGATTATCGCGGCAAGCGCTTCGCCGACTGGCCGAGCGACGTCAAGGGCAACAACGACCTGTTGGTGCTGACCCGCCCGGACGTAATCGGCGGCATCGAGAAAGCCTATCTGGATGCCGGTGCCGACATCCTCGAGACCAACACCTTCAACGCCACCCAGATTTCCATGGCCGACTACGGCATGGAAGAACTGGTCTACGAACTCAACGTAGAAGGCGCCCGTCTGGCGCGCAAGGTCGCTGACGCGAAAACCCTCGAGACCCCGGGCAAGCCGCGCTTCGTCGCCGGCGTGCTCGGTCCTACGAGTCGCACCTGCTCGCTGTCGCCGGACGTCAACAACCCTGGCTACCGCAACGTTACCTTCGATGAACTGGTGGAGAACTACACCGAGGCCACCAAAGGCCTGATCGAGGGCGGCGCCGACCTGATCCTGATCGAAACCATCTTCGACACCCTCAACGCCAAAGCCGCGATCTTTGCCGTGCAAGGCGTGTTCGAAGAACTGGGCTTCGAGTTGCCGATCATGATTTCCGGCACCATCACCGACGCCTCCGGCCGTACCCTGTCGGGCCAGACCACTGAAGCGTTCTGGAACTCCGTGGCCCACGCCAAGCCGATTTCGGTCGGTCTGAACTGCGCGCTCGGTGCCCGCGAACTGCGTCCGTACCTGGAAGAGCTGTCGGACAAGGCCAGCACCCACGTTTCGGCGCACCCGAACGCCGGCCTGCCGAACGAATTCGGCGAGTACGACGAGCTGCCGGTGGACACCGCCAAAGTCATCGAAGAATTCGCCCAGAGCGGTTTCCTCAACATCGTCGGCGGTTGCTGCGGCACCACGCCGGGCCACATCGAAGCCATCGCCAAAGCCGTCGCCGGCTACGCGCCACGGCAGATTCCGGACATCCCCAAGGCCTGCCGCCTGTCGGGTCTGGAGCCGTTCACCATCGATCGCAACTCGCTGTTCGTCAACGTCGGCGAGCGGACCAACATCACCGGTTCCGCGAAATTCGCCCGTCTGATCCGCGAAGACAACTACACCGAAGCCCTGGAAGTCGCCCTGCAGCAGGTCGAGGCCGGCGCCCAGGTGATCGACATCAACATGGACGAAGGGATGCTCGATTCGAAGAAGGCCATGGTGACCTTCCTCAATCTGATTGCCGGTGAACCGGACATCTCCCGCGTACCGATCATGATCGACTCCTCGAAATGGGACGTGATCGAAGCCGGCCTCAAGTGCATTCAGGGCAAGGGCATCGTCAACTCGATCAGCATGAAAGAAGGCGTCGAGCAGTTCATCCACCACGCCAAACTGTGCAAGCGCTACGGCGCCGCCGTGGTAGTGATGGCGTTCGACGAAGCCGGCCAGGCCGACACCGAAGCGCGCAAGAAAGAAATCTGCAAACGCTCCTACGACATTCTGGTCAACGAAGTCGGCTTCCCGCCGGAAGACATCATCTTCGACCCGAACATCTTCGCCGTGGCCACCGGCATCGAAGAACACAACAACTACGCTGTGGATTTCATCAACGCCTGCGCCTACATCCGCGACGAGCTGCCGTACGCCCTGAGCTCCGGCGGCGTGTCCAACGTGTCGTTCTCGTTCCGCGGCAACAACCCGGTGCGCGAGGCGATTCACTCGGTGTTCCTGCTGTACGCGATCCGCGCCGGCCTGACCATGGGCATCGTCAACGCCGGTCAGCTGGAGATCTACGACCAGATCCCGCAGGAACTGCGCGACGCCGTTGAAGACGTGATCCTCAACCGCACGCCGGAAGGCACCGACGCCCTCCTCGCCATCGCCGACAAGTACAAGGGCGACGGCAGCGTGAAGGAAGCCGAGACCGAAGAATGGCGCGGCTGGGACGTCAACAAGCGTCTGGAACACGCGCTGGTCAAGGGCATCACCACCCACATCGTCGAAGACACCGAAGAATCCCGTCAGTCTTTCGCTCGCCCGATCGAAGTGATCGAAGGCCCGCTGATGTCCGGCATGAACATCGTCGGTGACTTGTTCGGCGCCGGCAAAATGTTCCTGCCGCAGGTGGTGAAATCCGCCCGCGTGATGAAGCAGGCCGTGGCTCACTTGATCCCGTTCATCGAACTGGAAAAAGGCGACAAGCCGGAAGCCAAGGGCAAGATCCTGATGGCCACGGTAAAAGGCGACGTTCACGACATCGGCAAGAACATCGTCGGCGTGGTGCTGGGTTGCAACGGCTATGACATCGTCGACCTCGGCGTGATGGTGCCGGCGGAGAAGATCTTGCAGGTGGCCAAGGAGCAGAAGTGCGACATCATCGGTCTGTCCGGCCTGATCACCCCGTCGCTGGATGAAATGGTCCACGTGGCCCGCGAGATGCAGCGTCAGGACTTCCACCTGCCGCTGATGATCGGTGGCGCGACCACCTCCAAAGCGCACACGGCGGTGAAGATCGAACCCAAGTACAGCAACGACGCGGTGGTGTATGTCACCGACGCCTCCCGCGCCGTGGGCGTGGCGACGCAGTTGCTGTCCAAGGAGCTCAAGGCCGGTTTCGTCGAGAAGACCCGCGAAGAGTACATCGACGTCCGCGAGCGCACCGCCAACCGCAGCGCCCGTACCGAGCGTCTGAGCTACGCCGCCGCGATCGCCAAGAAGCCACAGTTCGACTGGGCCACGTACACCCCGGTCAAACCGACCTTCACCGGCACCCGCGTGCTGGACAACATCGACCTCAACGTACTGGCCGAGTACATCGACTGGACGCCGTTCTTCATCTCCTGGGACCTGGCCGGCAAGTTCCCGCGCATCCTCGAAGACGAAGTGGTCGGTGAAGCGGCGACCTCGCTGTACAAGGACGCCCGCGAGATGCTGACCAAGCTGATCGACGAGAAGCTGATCAGCGCCCGTGCGGTGTTCGGCTTCTGGCCGGCCAATCAGGTGCACGACGACGATATCGAGTTGTACGGCGATGACGGCAAGCCAATGGCCCGCCTGCATCACCTGCGCCAGCAGATCATCAAGACCGACGGCAAACCGAATTTCTCCCTGGCCGACTTCGTTGCGCCGAAGGACAGCGAAGTGACCGACTATGTCGGTGGTTTCATCACCACCGCCGGCATCGGCGCCGAAGAAGTGGCCAAGGCTTATCAGGAAGCCGGCGACGACTACAACTCGATCATGGTCAAGGCCCTGGCCGACCGTCTGGCCGAAGCCTGCGCCGAGTGGCTGCACCAGCAGGTGCGTAAAGAGCACTGGGGTTACGCCAAGGATGAAGCCCTCGACAACGAGGCGCTGATCAAGGAGCAGTATTCCGGCATTCGCCCTGCTCCCGGCTACCCGGCCTGCCCGGATCACACCGAGAAGGCCACGCTGTTCGCCCTGCTCGACCCTGAGGCTCAGGAAATGCGCGCCGGCCGCAGCGGCGTGTTCCTCACCGAGCACTACGCAATGTTCCCGGCGGCAGCGGTCAGCGGCTGGTACTTCGCCCATCCGCAGGCGCAGTACTTCGCCGTGGGCAAGGTCGACAAGGATCAGGTGCAGAGCTACACCTCGCGCAAAGGTCAGGAACTGAGCCTGACCGAACGCTGGCTGGCGCCGAACCTGGGTTACGACAATTGA
- a CDS encoding nitrite/sulfite reductase encodes MYVYDEYDQRIIEDRVKQFRDQTRRYLAGELSEEEFRPLRLQNGLYIQRFAPMLRVAVPYGQLTSRQMRMMAKIARDYDKGYAHISTRQNVQFNWPAVEDIPDILAELATVQMHAIQTSGNCLRNVTTDQFAGVAADELIDPRPWCEIVRQWTTFHPEFAYLPRKFKIAVNGSTSDRAAIEVHDIGLEPVHNAAGELGFRVLVGGGLGRTPVVGAFINEFLPWQDLLSYLDAILRVYNRYGRRDNKYKARIKILVKALTPEVFAQKVDAEMEHLRGGQTTLTEAEVHRVAKHFVDPDYKALSSQDAELAALDKEHPGFARWRTRNTLAHKKPGYVAVTLSLKPTGVAPGDITDKQLDAVADLADRYSFGQLRTSHEQNIILADVEQSQLFTLWGELREGGFATPNIGLLTDIICCPGGDFCSLANAKSIPIAESIQRRFDDLDYLFDIGELDLNISGCMNACGHHHVGHIGILGVDKKGEEFYQVSLGGSASRDASLGKILGPSFAQEDMPDVISKLIDVYVEQRTEDERFIDTYQRIGIDLFKERVYAANH; translated from the coding sequence ATGTACGTATACGACGAGTACGATCAGCGGATCATCGAGGACCGCGTCAAGCAGTTCCGTGATCAGACCCGACGCTATCTGGCAGGTGAGCTGAGCGAAGAAGAATTCCGCCCCCTGCGCCTGCAAAATGGCCTGTATATCCAGCGTTTCGCGCCGATGTTGCGCGTGGCGGTGCCTTACGGCCAACTGACTTCGCGTCAGATGCGCATGATGGCAAAAATCGCCCGCGACTATGACAAGGGCTACGCCCACATCAGTACGCGCCAGAACGTGCAGTTCAACTGGCCGGCGGTCGAAGACATCCCGGACATCCTCGCCGAGCTGGCCACCGTGCAGATGCACGCGATCCAGACCAGCGGCAACTGCCTGCGCAACGTCACCACCGACCAGTTCGCCGGTGTTGCGGCCGACGAATTGATCGACCCGCGTCCGTGGTGCGAAATCGTTCGTCAGTGGACGACCTTCCACCCGGAATTCGCCTACCTGCCGCGCAAATTCAAGATCGCCGTCAACGGTTCGACCTCTGACCGTGCGGCCATCGAAGTCCACGACATCGGCCTTGAGCCGGTGCACAACGCCGCTGGCGAACTCGGTTTCCGCGTGCTGGTGGGCGGCGGTCTGGGTCGTACCCCGGTGGTTGGCGCGTTCATCAACGAATTCCTGCCATGGCAGGACCTGTTGAGCTACCTCGACGCGATCCTGCGGGTCTACAACCGCTATGGCCGTCGTGACAACAAATACAAGGCGCGGATCAAGATCCTCGTCAAGGCGCTGACGCCGGAAGTCTTCGCCCAGAAAGTCGATGCCGAAATGGAACACCTGCGCGGCGGCCAGACCACGCTGACCGAAGCCGAAGTCCATCGCGTCGCCAAACACTTCGTCGACCCGGACTACAAGGCACTGAGCAGTCAGGACGCCGAACTGGCCGCCCTCGACAAAGAACATCCGGGCTTCGCCCGCTGGCGCACCCGCAACACCCTGGCGCACAAGAAGCCGGGCTACGTTGCCGTGACCCTGTCCCTGAAGCCGACCGGCGTTGCTCCGGGCGACATCACCGACAAGCAGCTCGACGCCGTCGCCGATCTGGCCGACCGTTACAGCTTCGGTCAACTGCGCACCTCCCACGAGCAGAACATCATTCTGGCCGACGTCGAGCAGAGCCAGCTGTTCACCCTGTGGGGCGAACTGCGTGAAGGTGGTTTCGCCACGCCGAACATCGGCCTGCTGACCGACATCATCTGCTGCCCTGGCGGTGATTTCTGCTCCCTGGCCAACGCCAAGTCGATCCCGATCGCCGAATCGATCCAGCGCCGTTTCGACGACCTGGACTACCTGTTCGACATCGGTGAGCTGGACCTGAACATCTCCGGCTGCATGAACGCCTGCGGTCACCACCACGTTGGCCACATCGGCATTCTCGGCGTGGACAAGAAAGGTGAGGAGTTCTACCAGGTCTCGCTCGGTGGCAGCGCCAGCCGTGACGCCAGCCTGGGCAAGATCCTCGGCCCGTCTTTCGCTCAGGAAGACATGCCGGACGTGATCTCCAAACTGATCGACGTGTACGTGGAACAACGCACCGAAGACGAGCGTTTCATCGACACCTACCAGCGTATTGGCATCGACCTCTTCAAGGAACGCGTCTATGCAGCGAATCATTAA